The following coding sequences are from one Homalodisca vitripennis isolate AUS2020 chromosome 7, UT_GWSS_2.1, whole genome shotgun sequence window:
- the LOC124366788 gene encoding uncharacterized protein LOC124366788 gives MAASPFCGIPGAAIEDHFRDCYSPRDGCVGAPPPNSLLPAVPPPPLLEATTPGEVLSLLRRTSNTAPGPDGVRYGVWRRRDPSGHVLAAVFNVCLAARRFPPAWKVSTTILIHKKGPVEDISNWRPIALSNTCGKLFCSLLANRLSGWASANGLLSGAQKGFTPAEGCLEHNFLLQELLDEARRRGGELCVAWLDLANAFGSVPHSSLFSALRSAGLTADQLRLIRDLYQGSVTSVRHNGGMTAEIPFGAGVRQGCPLSPLLFNLVMETLIRPLVAMEDIHGADLHGTRVSVLAYADDLALVAKSEASLRALLEAVVPAASWVGLKFKPAKCATLHVARRTVRPTEFMIDGAPLRVLGEGEPYQHLGVPTGMRVDQTPVDTIARLEGEAAAIFGSMLAPWQKLHALRTFLVPQLIFNFNTARIRKTSLRELDKLIKSGCKRVMNLPQRASAELIALPPSWGEAGLLPLSDLADLSAVAHAFRLLTSPDLKIAHLSLEGLAVSAGQRTAAGVDMAFLVSYLNGEIGGDTNVATTFSLARAALNRLSKRLPDLRWGWCEERRTFQLSVPGERSTITVDGGSRSKLSSVLRLSLQFHFRSVLSNKPDQGRAVRVTAGCPSSNHFLYEGRHTRFADWRFIHRARLNVLPLNGCRRWGAGDRRCRRCGRHDETTAHVLCHCLPTMSVVSKRHDAVLDHLIAAIRPSPGVETRRNQRVPLDRLLANREVPDDLVRLRPDVVVIDDSRKIIRIIDVTMPYEDGWRAIVEARERKHAAYAPLARFLRSGGFTVTVDAFVVGALGAWDRANWDTLARLGVSRQYGVALSRRCVSTAVQWSRDLYVQHVTGVPQYRQTREQNLDQDRENENEDEAETIPRIRPPEDNEDDDIADIYLLNDEISDLFSDVALPRFGRVNKKKKSDTRPPLRPLEEMKATGRGTCDEICSADNKVALISWFDNKLVNMASNFIAAGTPVTVRRWDKKEKEYVEVEMPEITKLYNENMGGVDKLDQLLSYYRTFIKSKKWTLRMITHAIDLAIGNSCNHKEEKGKACIHRRPPFTFYFKGKDQGRSPTPQSHASRYGRPSARS, from the exons CTTCAGGGACTGCTATTCTCCCAGGGATGGGTGCGTGGGGGCCCCGCCCCCTAACTCCCTTCTCCCTGCTGTGCCTCCACCACCGCTTCTGGAGGCCACGACCCCTGGGGAGGTCCTCTCCCTCCTCCGCCGGACCTCCAACACCGCTCCTGGCCCGGATGGGGTTAGATATGGAGTGTGGCGTCGTCGGGACCCGTCAGGACATGTTCTTGCCGCGGTGTTTAATGTCTGCTTGGCGGCCAGGCGGTTTCCGCCCGCCTGGAAGGTCTCGACGACCATTTTGATCCACAAGAAAGGTCCGGTGGAGGATATCTCCAATTGGCGGCCGATAGCTCTGTCAAACACCTGTGGGAAGCTCTTTTGTAGCCTCCTGGCCAACCGCCTCTCTGGGTGGGCCTCCGCCAACGGGCTCCTATCAGGGGCCCAGAAAGGTTTCACTCCCGCGGAGGGCTGCCTGGAGCATAACTTCCTGCTACAGGAGCTCCTTGATGAGGCACGTAGGCGGGGGGGAGAGCTTTGTGTTGCTTGGCTAGACCTAGCCAATGCATTTGGGAGTGTGCCCCACTCCTCTCTCTTCTCCGCCCTGCGCTCTGCCGGTCTGACCGCCGACCAACTGCGGCTCATCCGGGACCTGTATCAGGGCAGTGTCACTTCCGTCCGGCACAATGGCGGTATGACGGCCGAGATCCCCTTTGGTGCGGGTGTGAGACAGGGCTGCCCATTGTCTCCCCTTCTCTTTAATCTCGTGATGGAGACTTTGATCCGGCCCCTCGTTGCTATGGAGGACATCCATGGGGCCGACCTACATGGCACGCGCGTCAGTGTCCTGGCGTACGCGGATGACTTGGCCTTGGTTGCCAAGTCTGAAGCGTCGCTTAGGGCGCTGCTTGAGGCCGTCGTTCCGGCGGCCTCGTGGGTCGGCCTCAAGTTCAAACCCGCCAAGTGTGCCACGCTTCACGTGGCCAGGCGGACTGTAAGGCCAACCGAATTCATGATTGACGGTGCTCCTCTTAGGGTGCTTGGCGAGGGTGAGCCCTACCAACATCTGGGGGTCCCCACCGGGATGAGGGTGGACCAAACCCCGGTGGATACCATCGCGAGGCTTGAGGGTGAGGCCGCTGCTATATTCGGGAGTATGCTTGCCCCATGGCAGAAACTGCATGCCCTGCGCACCTTCCTGGTCCCGcagttaatttttaactttaacacTGCTAGGATCAGGAAGACGAGCCTGCGCGAACTTGACAAATTGATCAAGTCAGGGTGCAAGCGTGTTATGAACCTCCCGCAGCGTGCCAGTGCAGAGTTGATCGCGCTCCCCCCTTCCTGGGGTGAAGCCGGCCTCTTGCCGCTCTCTGACCTCGCGGACCTCTCGGCTGTGGCTCACGCCTTCCGCCTCTTGACGTCACCGGACCTTAAGATCGCACACCTGTCACTTGAGGGTCTCGCTGTCTCTGCTGGTCAGCGGACCGCGGCGGGAGTCGATATGGCGTTCCTCGTATCATACCTGAACGGGGAAATTGGCGGTGACACGAATGTTGCGACAACCTTTTCCTTGGCCCGGGCTGCTCTTAACCGCCTCTCCAAGCGCCTCCCCGACCTTCGGTGGGGGTGGTGTGAGGAGAGGAGAACTTTCCAACTGTCCGTCCCCGGGGAGAGGTCGACCATCACGGTGGACGGCGGCTCCCGGTCCAAGCTATCCTCTGTCCTGCGTCTTTCCCTGCAATTCCACTTCCGGTCCGTCCTTTCAAACAAACCGGACCAGGGCAGGGCCGTTCGTGTCACCGCTGGCTGCCCCTCCTCCAACCACTTCCTTTACGAGGGACGTCATACGCGATTCGCTGACTGGCGATTCATCCACAGGGCGCGGCTAAATGTTCTCCCCCTCAACGGTTGCAGACGGTGGGGTGCCGGCGACCGCCGGTGTCGCCGGTGTGGCCGTCATGATGAGACCACGGCACATGTGCTTTGTCACTGTTTGCCTACCATGTCCGTGGTCTCTAAGCGGCATGACGCGGTTCTTGACCACCTGATCGCTGCAATCCGTCCGTCGCCGGGGGTGGAGACGCGCCGGAATCAGCGTGTCCCTCTGGATCGCCTGCTGGCCAACCGTGAGGTCCCGGATGACTTGGTACGCCTCCGTCCGGATGTGGTGGTCATCGATGATTCCCGCAAAATTATTCGAATTATCGATGTCACCATGCCCTATGAGGACGGTTGGCGGGCTATAGTCGAGGCGAGAGAAAGGAAACACGCCGCTTACGCCCCGCTCGCCCGGTTCCTGCGCTCCGGCGGCTTCACAGTAACTGTGGATGCCTTTGTCGTCGGCGCGTTGGGGGCTTGGGATAGGGCTAACTGGGACACTCTGGCTCGCCTGGGTGTCTCACGGCAGTACGGTGTCGCCCTTTCCCGCCGTTGTGTCTCCACAGCGGTCCAATGGAGCCGGGACCTCTATGTCCAGCATGTGACTGGTGTGCCCCAGTACCGTCAAACTCGGGAACAAAATCTTGACCAGGATCg TGAAAATGAGAATGAAGATGAAGCAGAAACTATCCCTCGCATTAGACCACCAGAAGATAATGAAGACGATGATATTGCAGACATTTACCTCCTGAATGATGAGATAAGTGATTTATTTTCTGATGTAGCC TTGCCTAGGTTTGGTCGTgtcaacaaaaagaaaaaatctgACACACGACCACCACTTAGACCCTTAGAAGAGATGAAGGCAACAGGACGGGGTACATGTGATGAAATATGTAGTGCTGACAATAAAGTCGCACTAATTAGTTGGTTTGACAACAAACTTGTCAACATGGCATCTAATTTTATTGCCGCAGGAACTCCAGTTACTGTTAGAAGGTGGGATAAAAAGGAAAAAGAGTATGTTGAAGTAGAAATGCCtgaaataactaaactatataaTGAAAACATGGGAGGTGTGGACAAGTTGGACCAGCTGCTTAGCTACTATCGGACAttcataaaatcaaaaaaatGGACACTGAGAATGATCACTCATGCTATTGATTTAGCAATAGGTAATTCATG CAACCATAAGGAAGAAAAGGGGAAGGCCTGCATCCACAGAAGACCTCCCTTCACATTCTACTTCAAAGGAAAGGACCAGGGAAGAAGTCCAACCCCCCAAAGCCATGCGTCGAGATACGGTAGACCATCTGCCAGAAGTTGA